The following proteins are encoded in a genomic region of Aethina tumida isolate Nest 87 chromosome 8, icAetTumi1.1, whole genome shotgun sequence:
- the LOC126266345 gene encoding uncharacterized protein LOC126266345 yields MCSQTFLRIVQTILVIGCLCAALAIFFISGFSITVVLVVCTSVIFLLVLFSDLILRCRSCFIGEHVWGYFACGAFLEFITCAFLAFASLNLSEVYVEENKDHSDKDDKDNNHHNHFKEFGVALCLGIFCLATATCFFYDIFALLLKMWVVCRYRVDCLCDNSSRGTYNVGSPGVCSNRSVDRISPQPPPPKPCPPPQLCTAFEPKNRKQLSIQTMCSRPESSKTKVLLSKSPSNLVLECECEDVNEPSGSNMRPIDNQVQYQPQKRVH; encoded by the exons ATGTGTTCGCAAACATTTTTGAGAATAGTACaaact ATCCTCGTGATTGGATGCTTATGTGCCGCACTAGCTATTTTCTTCATTAGCGGTTTCTCAATCACTGTAGTCTTAGTGGTCTGCACCAGTGTCATCTTCCTGCTCGTCCTATTCTCAGACCTGATATTGCGATGCCGTTCGTGCTTCATCGGTGAGCACGTTTGGGGCTATTTCGCCTGTGGTGCGTTCCTCGAGTTCATCACCTGTGCATTTTTGGCATTTgctagtttaaatttaagtgaagTCTACGTAGAGGAGAATAAGGATCACAGCGACAAGGATGACAAAGATAATAACCATCATAaccattttaaagaatttggaGTTGCATTGTGTCTTGGCATCTTTTGTTTAGCCACCGCCACTTGTTTCTTTTACGATATATTTGC attACTTCTCAAAATGTGGGTAGTTTGTAGATACAGAGTTGATTGTCTTTGcgata attcttcaagaGGAACTTATAATGTTGGCTCACC AGGAGTTTGCAGTAACAGATCTGTGGACAGAATTTCTCCTCAGCCTCCACCACC aaaacctTGCCCTCCACCTCAACTTTGTACAGCATTCGAACCAAA GAACAGGAAGCAACTGTCTATTCAAACCATGTGTTCCAGACCGGAAAGTTCGAAAACAAAAGTTTT ATTGTCTAAATCTCCATCGAATCTAGTATTAGAATGTGAATGTGAGGatgt aaatgagCCAAGTGGAAGCAATATGAg acccATTGATAATCAAGTTCAATATCAGc CTCAAAAAAGAGTCCATTAG